In Aminiphilus circumscriptus DSM 16581, the sequence GCCTTACTCCCGGTTCGCCTTCGGTGGAGCCGGGAGATTTTTTTGAGCGCTCTCTCACCGACCCGCCAGGGAAAAAATCGCGTGGAGCATGCCTCCGGCGGCGAAGGCCGTGAAGAACATGATCCCCATGCTCGCGGCGAGGCGCCGTCCTCCCAATTCCCGCCACAGCACGATGAAGGTGGCGATGCAGGGAAAAGTCATGGCCAGAGTCACCACGGCCACCACGAGCTGCTGCGGCGACAGACCCAGGGGAACGAGCATTCCCACCGCCACGTCCTTGCGGAGAATACCCAGGAGGAGCGGTCCCGCCGCCTCGGGGGAAGCCCCAGCACTCCCTGGAACAGGGGCGCGGTGAGGCGTGCCGCGGCCTGGACGATACCCGCCATGGTGAGGAGGTTCACCAGGAGCACGCCTCCCAGTACGAGGGGTGTCGCCTCCAGAAGAAATCCCTTGATGCGGAACCAGAGTTTCAGCAGGAGCCCCGAGGGTGAGGGGAGCCGATAGGGGGGAATCTCCACGATGAGCTCCGGGCTGTAGCCGGGAAGGACCAGATGGAGGATGCGTCCCAGGATCACCCAGGAGACGGCGAGGACCGCGTAGGGGATGAGCACGTAGCGTCCTCCCAGATCGCCCAGCACGCCCACCGCCATGGCCTGGAGCCCGGCGCAGGGCACTGCCACGGAGATGAGCGTGGCGGCGATGAAGCGTTCCCGGGGCGATTCGAGCACTCGCGTGGCGAGGATGCCCGGCACGTTGCACCCGAGTCCGAGCAGGGTGGGGATGATGGCGAATCCGTGCAGGCCGAGGCGGTGCAGCAGGGCGTCGAAGAACACCGCGAGCCGGGGGAGGTAGCCGAAATCCTCCAGAAAGCTCAGCACCGCATAGAAGGCCGTCACGTAGGGGAGAACCATGACGAACTCCACATAGAGCCCCGTGGTGAGCATGCCAAAGCTCTGCTCGAAGTCGATGGCACCGTCCACGAGCCGGCCGATGAGGATGTGGTGAAGCAATCCCTCGCCGCCGAGGGCGGCGGAAAGTTTTTCCAGAAGGGGAAGAAGCAGCCGATTCGCCAGAGGGTCCAGAAGACGGTCGATGAGCCCCTCGCCGAGAAAGCGAATGGTGTTGTAACTGGTCAGAATGACCCCCAGGGCGATGAGGCCGCCCCAGACGCGGTGTACCGAGGCGTCCTCGAGCTTGTCCCGCCAGGTGTGGTGGCGATGGGTCACCCGCTGGACCCGCTGGATGACGCTGCCGATGGCGAGCCATCGCTCTTCGGCGCTCCGCAGCGTTCGCGTCGTTTCTTCAGGAGGGCGCGCCGCCTGCGCTGTGCCGCTGGTCTTTTCCTGCAGTGCCCGGACAAGTTCATTGATCCCCTGTCCCGTTACGGCCACGGTGGGCACCACGGGAACGCCCAGTGCCTCGGCGAGGGCGGAGGCATCCACGGCAATCCCCTTGTGTCGCGCTTCGTCCACCATGTTCAGGGCCACCACCGCGGGGAGGCCCCGTTCGAGAACCTGGAGGGCGAGGTAGAGATTCCGCTCCAGCGCGGTGCAATCCAGAACGACGATGACCGCTTCGGCCCCCTCGTCCACAATGCGCCGAGCCACCTCCTCCGCCTCGTTCGTGGGGTCCAGGGTGTAGGCCCCGGGGACGTCGATGAGATGAAAACAGGAATCCCCGAAGGCGAGACGCCCCTCGGAAAAGCCGACGGTCGTTCCGGGATAGTTGGAGGAAATGGCGTGCACTCCCGTGAGCCGCGTGAAGAGCACACTCTTGCCCACGTTGGGGTTGCCCACGAGAAGAATTCTCCGGTTGCAGGGAATGCCCCGGAGTTCCGCCACCAGGGGATTGCCGCAGCAGGACTCCCGGAAGGCGCGGCGTCCTTCCTCGGCCTTCACGGACGCGCCCTCCCCGGAGCCGTGGAAGAATGCCGTTTTGCTCCGTTCATGGCTCCGGCACCTCCTCCACGAGGATCGCCCTGGAGACGCCGTGTCCCACGGCGATCTGCCGTCCGTCGAGCTCTAGGGCCACGGGGCCGGAAAAGGGCATACCCGAGAGCTTCGTCACGATCTTGCCAGGGCGGATGCCGAGGGCCTCCAGGCGTGCGCCGCTCTCTCCCCGGGGCAGGGAGACGATGCGGACTCGTTGGCCGTTGGGGACTTCCCGCAGCGGAAAAGGGGGCGGAGTTCCCTCCTGTCGCCTTTGCGGAGGTGCCGAAGCTGTGGAAGTGGAAAGAGTCTCCGTCTCCGAATCGGTCATTCGGAAAAGGTTCTCCTGTTCAGGGTTGAACTTGGAAGCGTGTCTGCCCATATGCTACCGACCTTTGCTGAACGAGATGGGGCGATACGTTTCGGAAACGTGATGTTTGCGTTCTGCCGGGCCGTGTCCGCATTGTCCCCTGATCAGGAGGACGACATCACGGCGCGAACCCGAGGCTGAAGATACCCGCTCCCGTCAAAAAAAGCAAGGATTTCCGCGAAGGGTTTCTTTTTCCTCGGTTTGCTCGAACGTTCTTTTCCGTGGTGCGAAAAGGCGGAAGATCAGAGGCCGAGGCTTTTCACCAGCATGGTGGCGTAGCTTCCCCGGGGGAGCAGAAATGAAAGAGTGCTCTTGCGCTTGCCGGGATAGCGTTCGTCCTCCTCCGGTCGCGACCAGGTGAATTCTTCGGGAACGACCACTGCGGCGCGGAGAAAGGACGAAAAATAGGACTGCCGGATTTCCCGGAGGTTGAACTGGGCACGCCGGACATTGCGCTCGGCGAGGACCTCCTCGATGAGTTCCAGACATTCCGGATCCGTCGCTTCCATGCGTGACGCTACCGTGGGGAGCGAAAGTGCACCGAGGCGTGCGCCGCCCTGACGGCCCGGATTCCTGAAATGGACGTACTCCCCAGTTTTGCCTTTTACGGAAAAGGTCTCCCGGGC encodes:
- the truD gene encoding tRNA pseudouridine(13) synthase TruD; this encodes MRCFPSVQRRSTGRSWKSSAETVETGGGLFALQRIPREELSLHFAAYQSFLWNEVLRRLVLRHARETFSVKGKTGEYVHFRNPGRQGGARLGALSLPTVASRMEATDPECLELIEEVLAERNVRRAQFNLREIRQSYFSSFLRAAVVVPEEFTWSRPEEDERYPGKRKSTLSFLLPRGSYATMLVKSLGL
- a CDS encoding FeoA family protein — translated: MTDSETETLSTSTASAPPQRRQEGTPPPFPLREVPNGQRVRIVSLPRGESGARLEALGIRPGKIVTKLSGMPFSGPVALELDGRQIAVGHGVSRAILVEEVPEP
- a CDS encoding ferrous iron transporter B, which codes for MKAEEGRRAFRESCCGNPLVAELRGIPCNRRILLVGNPNVGKSVLFTRLTGVHAISSNYPGTTVGFSEGRLAFGDSCFHLIDVPGAYTLDPTNEAEEVARRIVDEGAEAVIVVLDCTALERNLYLALQVLERGLPAVVALNMVDEARHKGIAVDASALAEALGVPVVPTVAVTGQGINELVRALQEKTSGTAQAARPPEETTRTLRSAEERWLAIGSVIQRVQRVTHRHHTWRDKLEDASVHRVWGGLIALGVILTSYNTIRFLGEGLIDRLLDPLANRLLLPLLEKLSAALGGEGLLHHILIGRLVDGAIDFEQSFGMLTTGLYVEFVMVLPYVTAFYAVLSFLEDFGYLPRLAVFFDALLHRLGLHGFAIIPTLLGLGCNVPGILATRVLESPRERFIAATLISVAVPCAGLQAMAVGVLGDLGGRYVLIPYAVLAVSWVILGRILHLVLPGYSPELIVEIPPYRLPSPSGLLLKLWFRIKGFLLEATPLVLGGVLLVNLLTMAGIVQAAARLTAPLFQGVLGLPPRRRDRSSWVFSARTWRWECSFPWVCRRSSSWWPW